Within the Maribacter sp. BPC-D8 genome, the region TAGCATATTTTCATGCATATAAGTTTACTCATTTTGATATCAACTCTATTGAAAAAACAGGAAATCCAAAAGAGCTTACGACCATTGAAAAAACCAAAACTTTAATATTTGGAGTAAATAATCCAAAGCCATTAAACAAAACATTGCCAACCCAAAATTTTGAAACTATTATATTAAATTCTGATAAAAGAATTGAGTGTTGGAATATAAAATCAATTAATTCTAAAGGAACAGTAATTCTTTTTCATGGGTATGGCGGCGAAAAATCCTCATTATTGGATAAATCTAATATATTTCTTAATCTAGGGTACAATACGCTTTTAGTTGATTTCATGGGCTCTGGCGCATCAGAAGGAAATCAAACAACAATAGGATTTCATGAATCAAAACAAGTAAAAGAAAGTATTGAGTATTTGAAGAAAAAAGGAGAAAAAAATATCTATTTATTCGGTACTTCTATGGGTGCTGTTGCAATTTTAAAAGCTATAGATGAATTCAAATTAGAACCAAAAGGAATTATAATAGAATGTCCTTTTGGTTCAATGTATAAAACTGTTAGTGCTAGATTTGAAACTATGAATGCTCCAACATTCCCTATGGCTGGTTTATTAATGTTTTGGGGTGGTATTCAGAACGGATTTTGGGCATTTGGACATAATCCCTCAGAATATGCCAAAAACATTTATTGTCCAACCTTGTTAATGTATGGTGAACAAGATGAAAAAGTAAGCCGACAAGAAATTGACGAAATATTTAGAAACTTGAAAGGAAAAAAACAACTAGAGTTATACTCTAAGGCCGGACACGAAAACTATTTAATAAAATACAACGAACAATGGACAAATAATGTCAGCGCTTTTTTAGAGTAAAAAAATTACCCTTAGACTAACAGTTGGCATACCATTCTAGTTTAGAAAAGTATTTATTTAAACTACACATGAAAAAGCTTAAAACTTTATTTTATCTCTTTGTACTATTAATATTTATGTCATGCGTAAATAATAATAAGCAACCACAAATTATTGGTAGCTGGAATTTGATACATATTTATAAAGATGGTGTAGATGTATTAGGTAACGACAAAGTAAAAGAGGTATATAGAATTCGAAACTTATATATCGAGCAACTTAAGATTAATCAAATTACTATTGAGCTAAATAGAAATGAAGATTTGTATGCAGACTTTGAAATTAATAAAGGTATAATTACGTTGTCTCGTAGTACGCACCCAGAATATGAAGGAAAATACCAAATTATGTTAACCGATACACTATTGCCATTTTTCAAATCGGCAGTAAAATCTCTAAAAATAAGTAGTTTAGATAAAAACATACAAATTTATGCAGCTATGTCTTTATCAGAGTACAATTCAAATCAATAGGTATTATAATATTTTACTAAAAGAATTACTAAAAATAATGATAGATTTTGACAAATATTATAGCCATCTGGGTGCGTATGAATTGATAGAAATTATTGAATCAAATAGTGATTATAAACCTGAGGTTATAGCGTATTGTAAAAGTAAAATTCAAGAATTGAATTTAGAATTAGATACCATTAAAAAACACGCTAGTTTGAAATACAATGATTTATTATTGCATGTTTATTATATTAAAATAGTTAAGCAAACCAAAAAAAGCCAAGCCCTAATAAGGCTTGGCTTTTCTACTACTAGATTGAATACCTTCTACTCTACCGTATAGATTATTGTATTTTTCTGTGTTACCCTAAAATACCCATGAGCATAATTATCGGGGTTTGTGGTATTAATACAATTACCCTTTATTGCTACGGGCGTTGACTCAAAAATACCGACACCGCCAAGTTGATCGATTACAATATCAATATAATTGTAATATGGTTTTCCGATAATGAAAAACAGAGCTTAAAAGATATATTTTCTTATCAGCTCAATCTAAAACCATATTAGCTACAAATTTCCTAGCATCTGCTTCAAAATTGTTGTAATGACAAATTAATGGATGATAAATTTACATCATATCAATAATTTAACATTATAGAAGAACAGTTATGAAAATTAAACCAATCACATTCATAATCACTTTAGTATTTGCATTTGTATGTCAGGCACAATCTGAAATAGCATTTCCGATTGAGGTGG harbors:
- a CDS encoding alpha/beta hydrolase, producing the protein MTIFIGLNFIAYFHAYKFTHFDINSIEKTGNPKELTTIEKTKTLIFGVNNPKPLNKTLPTQNFETIILNSDKRIECWNIKSINSKGTVILFHGYGGEKSSLLDKSNIFLNLGYNTLLVDFMGSGASEGNQTTIGFHESKQVKESIEYLKKKGEKNIYLFGTSMGAVAILKAIDEFKLEPKGIIIECPFGSMYKTVSARFETMNAPTFPMAGLLMFWGGIQNGFWAFGHNPSEYAKNIYCPTLLMYGEQDEKVSRQEIDEIFRNLKGKKQLELYSKAGHENYLIKYNEQWTNNVSAFLE